GTCGGGACGCTGAAGTCGGTGGCGCTGTCCCCGGCCGAGGTGGAGAACGCGTTCGCCGAGGGGCTGGGCTTCGACGGCTCCTCGATCGACGGCTACACCCGCATCTCCGAGTCGGACATGCTGCTGCAGCCGGACCCGGCCACCTTCCAGATCCTGCCCTGGCGCGGGGACAGCGGGCAGAGTTCGCGCATGTTCTGCGACGTCCTCACCCCGGACGGGCGCCCCGCCCCGGCCGACCCCCGCCACGTGCTGCGCCGCGTGCTGGAGAAGGCCTCGGACATGGGCTTCTCCTGCTTCATGCACCCGGAGATCGAGTTCTACCTGCTCACGAGCGACCAGCCCGGCCCCGACGGCCGGCCCGTGCCGGTGGACCGCGCCGGCTACTTCGACAACGTGCCCGGCTCCGACGCCGCCGACTTCCGCCGCGACGCCGTGACGCTGCTGGAGAGCATGGGCATCTCCGTGGAGTTCAGCCACCACGAGAACGGCCCGGGCCAGAACGAGATCGACCTGCGCGCCGCCGACGCGCTGACCACCGCGGACAACGTGATGACGTTCCGCACCGTGGTCAAGGAGGTGGCCGCAGCCCAGGGCACCTACGCCACCTTCATGCCCAAGCCGTTCTCCGAGCACCCCGGCTCGGGCATGCACACCCACATCTCCCTCTTCGAGGGCGACTCCAACGCCTTCTACGACCCCGCAGACGAGTTCCGGCTCTCCGTGACGGGCCGCCGGTTCATCGCCGGCCTGCTGCGCCACTCCGTGGAGATCAGCGCCGTCACCCACCAGTTCGTCAACTCCTACAAGCGCCTGTGGGGCGGCGGCGAGGCGCCCTCGTACGTCTCCTGGGGACACAACAACCGCTCCGCGCTCGTGCGCGTGCCCCTGTACAAGCCGGACAAGGCCGGCTCCGCCCGCATCGAGTACCGCGGCATCGACGCCTCGGCCAACCCGTACCTGGCCTACGCGCTGCTGCTGGCCGCCGGCCTGAAGGGCATCGAGGAGGGCTACGAGCTGCCCGAGTCCGCCGCCGAGGACGTCAGCGCGCTCACCACCCACGAGCGCCGGGTCCTCGGCCACGACCCGCTGCCCGGCACCCTGCACGACGCCCTGCGCGCCGCCGAGGAGTCCGAGTTCGTCGCCTCCGTGCTGGGCGAGCACGTCTTCGACGCCCTGCTGCGCAACAAGCGCCAGGAGTGGGACGACTACCGGGTGGAGGTCACGCCGTACGAGCTGCGGCGCTACCTCTCCGGCCTCTGAGGCGCCGGCCGTGTCCGCCCTGCCAGAGGCGGCGACCGCCGACGCCCCGGACCGCCGCGCCCTCGCGCAGGCGGGGGTCGCCGACGCCCGCCGCGTCCAGTCGCTGCTCGCCTCCCCGGAGTTCGAGGGGGCCGACGTCGCCCCCCTCGTGGAGCGGCTCGGCCACGCCGCCGACCCGGACCGCGCCCTGCTGCTCTGGGTGCGCCTCGCCGAGCGCGAGCCCCGCGTCCACCGCGCCCTGCGGGACCCGGAGACCACCGCGCGCCTGCTGCGCCTGCTCGGCGCCTCCGAGGCGCTCGGCGAGTTCCTCATCCGCCGTCCCGAGCACCTCGACCTCGTCCTCGAGCCCGAGTCCGCCGCCGCGACCGCCCCGGCGCTCGCCCAGCCGGACCCCGCGGACGGCGAGGAGTGGGCCGACGAGCCCGCGGCCCTGCGCCGCCTGCTCCTGGAGGCGGTGGAGGCCGACCCCGACGCCGACCGGCCCCGCGCCGGGCTGACCGGCACGGACGCCGCCGTCGCCCTGCGCCGCGCCTACCGACGCCAGCTCGCCGCGATCGCCCTGCGCGACCTCGACTCCGCGGATCCCGCCGCCGTCATGCCCTCCGTCGGCCGCTGGCTCGCCGACCTGGCCGGAGCCGCCGTGGACGCCGCGCTCGCGGTCTCGCGGGCCACGCTCGCCGAGCGCGAGGGCCCCGCGGTGGACCGCGTGGACCTGGCCGTGATCGGCATGGGCAAGTGCGGCGCCCGGGAGCTGAACTACATCTCCGACGTCGACGTGGTCTTCGTCCACGAGCTCCTCGACCCCGGCCCGGACGCCGCCGGGGAGGCCGGTGCGGACGGGGCCGACGGGGAGGCGTCCGACGCCGTCGACGGCACGCGCGCCGCGGTGCTGGCCGCCGAGCTCGCCGCCGGCATAGGCCGCGTCATCCAGGCCGCCGCCCCCGAGCCCGGCCTCTGGGAGGTGGACGCCAACCTGCGCCCCGAGGGCAAGGACGGCGCCCTCAGCCGCACCCTGGACTCCCACACCGAGTACTACCGCCGCTGGGCCCACGGCTGGGAGTTCCAGGCGCTGCTCAAGGCCCGCTCCATCGCCGGCTCCGCCGACCTGGGCGCCCGCTACCTCGAGCGGATCTGGCCCCGGGTCTGGGAGTCCTCGGCGCGCGAGGGCTTCGTGGACTCGGTGCGGGCCATGCGCTCGCGGGTGCTGGAGACCATCGCCCCGGCCGAGCGGGAGCGGCAGATCAAGCTCGGCTCCGGCGGGCTGCGGGACGTGGAGTTCACCGCGCAGCTGCTCCAGCTCGTGCACGGGCGCGCGGACGAGTCGATCCGCGTCCGCGGCACCCTGGACGCCGTGCGGGCGCTGCACGAGGCCTCCTACATCAGCACCCGGGACGCGGCCGCCTTCGACGAGCACTACCGGTGGCTGCGCACGCTCGAGCACCGCATCCAGCTCGTGCACCTGCGACGCACCCACCTGATGCCGGTCAAGGACGAGGCCCTCCGCATCGTCGCCCGCTCGCTGCGCGGCTCCCAGGAGACCGGGCCGGCCACCGGCGAGGACCTGCAGGCCGCGTTCACGCGGGTCCGCCGGGCCGTGCGGGGCCTGCACGAGACGGTGTTCTACCGGCCGCTGCTGTCCACCACCGCCGCCCTGTCCGACGACGAGGTGCGCCTGTCCGCCGAGGCGGTGCGCGAGCGCCTCGCGGCCCTGGGCTACCGCGACCCGAAGGGGGCGCTGCGGCACATCGAGGCGCTCACCCAGGGCGTCTCCCGCCGGGCCGCGATCCAGCGCCAGCTGCTGCCGGCCATGCTCGGCTGGTTCGCGGAGGGCGCGGACCCCGACGGCGGCCTGCTCGCCTTCCGCCGGCTGTCCGAGTCCCTGGGCGGCACGTCCTGGTACCTGCGGATGCTGCGCGACTCCTCCGACGCCGCCCGGCGGCTCTGCCTCGTGCTCGCCGCCTCGCGGTTCGTCGGGGACCTGCTGGAGCACTCGCCCGAGGCCGTGGCATGGGTGGGCGACGACCGCGAGCTCGAGCCGCGCGGCACCGTCCAGCTGTGGCGCCAGGCCGACGCCCGCCTGGACCGGCGCATTGAGGCGCAGGAGGCCCCGGCCGCCGTCCGCCACGTGCGGCAGGTGCGCCGCAGCGAGACCCTGCGCGTGGCCCTGGCGGACATCTCGGGGCTGCTGGACCTCGAGGCCGTCACCGGGGCCCTGTCGGACATCGACCAGATCACCGTGGTCGGCGCCCTGCGCGTGGCCTCGCGCGCCGTCGTCGGGGACGCCGACCCGCTCACCGACGTGCTCGTGGTGGCCATGGGCCGCCAGGGCGGCCGGGAGATCACCTACGGCTCGGACCTCGACGCCCTGTTCGTGCACCGGCCACGCCCCGGCGTCGACGAGGGGCGGGCGCGCGAGCAGGCCGAGGAGGTCGTGCGGACGCTGATGTCCCTGCTGCACCGCCCCGCGACCCCGCCGCTGCCCGGCGAGCGGCCGCTCGAGGTGGACGCCGACCTGCGCCCCGAGGGACGCCAGGGGCCGCTCGTGCGCACCCTGGACTCGTACCGGGAGTACTACGGGCGCTGGGCGGAGGTGTGGGAGCGCCAGGCGCTGCTGCGCGCCCGGCCCCTGGCCGGCGACGACGACCTCGCCACCGACTTCCGGCGGTGGGCCGACGGGGTCCGCTACGCCGGGGACCTGACCACCGCAGACGCGCGGGAGATCCGGCGCATCAAGGCCCGTGTGGAGGCCGAGCGCCTGCCCCGCGGCGCGGACCCCTCCCGGCACGTCAAGCTCGGCCGCGGCGGGCTCTCGGACGTGGAGTGGCTGGTGCAGTCCCTGCAGCTGCGCCACGCGGGCGAGGTCGAGGACCTGCGGGTCACCGGCACGCTGCCGGCCCTGCGGGCGATCGCCCGGCACGGGCTGCTGCCCGAGGCCGAGGTCGCCGTGCTGGAGGAGGCGTGGCTGCTGGCGAGCCGGATCCGCGCGGCCGTGCTGCTGTGGACCGGGAAGGTCGGGGACGTGCTGCCCACCAACATGCGCGACCTCGAGGCCATCGCCCGGCTCAGCGGCGTCGGGACCGCCGGAGGCGAGCTGGAGGAGCGCTACTTGCGCGTCACGCGGCTGGCACGGCAGGTGTTCGAGGCCCGCTTCTACGGGCTCTGAGCCCCGACGCCGGCCCGCGCGCGGCGGGGCACCGCGGACGGCCGCGGGGCCGCCGGGAGGCCCCGGCCGGGCTCAGGCCCGGACGACGTGCTCGCCGAGCAGCTCCAGGGTGCGCCGACGCACGCCGGCGTCCTGGGCCGCCGTCGTGATGATCAGCTCGTCGGCCTGGACCTTCGCGGCGAAGTCCCGCAGCCAGGTCGCGGTCTCCTCGCCGGTGCCCACGGCGGTGCACTCGAGCATGGTGAGCACCTGCTGGCCGGCGGGGGAGTGCAGCAGCATCTCCACCTCGTCGTCGCTCAGCGTGCGGCCCCGGCCGAGCATCATGCGGATCCGGGCGCGGCGGGCGGCCTCCCACTCCCGGTCGGCCTCCTCCCGCGTGTCCGCGGCGATCACGTTGGCCGCCGCGATGAAGTGCGGCTCGGCCAGCGCCTCGGAGGGCTCGAAGTGCTCGCGGTACAGGCGGGCCGCGTGCTCGAGCATCTGCGGGGCGAAGTGGCTGGCGAACGCGTAGCCCAGGCCCAGCTGGGCGGCCAGCTGGGCGCCGAACGCGGAGGAGCCGAGGATGTAGAGCGGCACGTCGGTGCCCTTGCCCGGGTACGCCTCGATGCCGGGGATGCGCGTGCGGCCCGTCAGGTAGCCCTGCAGCTCCAGGACGTCCTGCGGGAAGCGCTCGGCGGCCGAGGGGTCTCGGCGCAGCGCCTGCAGGGTGCGCTGGTCCGTGCCGGGGGCGCGGCCCACGCCCAGGTCGATGCGGCCGGGGTGCAGCTCGGCCAGGGTGCCGAACTGCTCGGCGATGACCAGCGGCGAGTGGTTGGGCAGCATGACCCCGCCGGACCCGAGCCGGATCGACTCGGTGTGCGCCGCCACATGCGCGATGAGCACGGACGTGGCCGAGGAGGCGATGGCCGGCATGTTGTGGTGCTCGGCGTACCAGACCCGGCGGAAGCCGGCCCGCTCCGCCGCCTGCGCCTGCTCGACGGACTCGGCGACGGCCTCGGCCACGCTCGCGCCGTCGCGGACGGTGGCC
The sequence above is a segment of the Micrococcus endophyticus genome. Coding sequences within it:
- the glnA gene encoding type I glutamate--ammonia ligase is translated as MDRQQDYVLRTIEDRDVRFVRLWFTDVVGTLKSVALSPAEVENAFAEGLGFDGSSIDGYTRISESDMLLQPDPATFQILPWRGDSGQSSRMFCDVLTPDGRPAPADPRHVLRRVLEKASDMGFSCFMHPEIEFYLLTSDQPGPDGRPVPVDRAGYFDNVPGSDAADFRRDAVTLLESMGISVEFSHHENGPGQNEIDLRAADALTTADNVMTFRTVVKEVAAAQGTYATFMPKPFSEHPGSGMHTHISLFEGDSNAFYDPADEFRLSVTGRRFIAGLLRHSVEISAVTHQFVNSYKRLWGGGEAPSYVSWGHNNRSALVRVPLYKPDKAGSARIEYRGIDASANPYLAYALLLAAGLKGIEEGYELPESAAEDVSALTTHERRVLGHDPLPGTLHDALRAAEESEFVASVLGEHVFDALLRNKRQEWDDYRVEVTPYELRRYLSGL
- a CDS encoding bifunctional [glutamine synthetase] adenylyltransferase/[glutamine synthetase]-adenylyl-L-tyrosine phosphorylase; the protein is MSALPEAATADAPDRRALAQAGVADARRVQSLLASPEFEGADVAPLVERLGHAADPDRALLLWVRLAEREPRVHRALRDPETTARLLRLLGASEALGEFLIRRPEHLDLVLEPESAAATAPALAQPDPADGEEWADEPAALRRLLLEAVEADPDADRPRAGLTGTDAAVALRRAYRRQLAAIALRDLDSADPAAVMPSVGRWLADLAGAAVDAALAVSRATLAEREGPAVDRVDLAVIGMGKCGARELNYISDVDVVFVHELLDPGPDAAGEAGADGADGEASDAVDGTRAAVLAAELAAGIGRVIQAAAPEPGLWEVDANLRPEGKDGALSRTLDSHTEYYRRWAHGWEFQALLKARSIAGSADLGARYLERIWPRVWESSAREGFVDSVRAMRSRVLETIAPAERERQIKLGSGGLRDVEFTAQLLQLVHGRADESIRVRGTLDAVRALHEASYISTRDAAAFDEHYRWLRTLEHRIQLVHLRRTHLMPVKDEALRIVARSLRGSQETGPATGEDLQAAFTRVRRAVRGLHETVFYRPLLSTTAALSDDEVRLSAEAVRERLAALGYRDPKGALRHIEALTQGVSRRAAIQRQLLPAMLGWFAEGADPDGGLLAFRRLSESLGGTSWYLRMLRDSSDAARRLCLVLAASRFVGDLLEHSPEAVAWVGDDRELEPRGTVQLWRQADARLDRRIEAQEAPAAVRHVRQVRRSETLRVALADISGLLDLEAVTGALSDIDQITVVGALRVASRAVVGDADPLTDVLVVAMGRQGGREITYGSDLDALFVHRPRPGVDEGRAREQAEEVVRTLMSLLHRPATPPLPGERPLEVDADLRPEGRQGPLVRTLDSYREYYGRWAEVWERQALLRARPLAGDDDLATDFRRWADGVRYAGDLTTADAREIRRIKARVEAERLPRGADPSRHVKLGRGGLSDVEWLVQSLQLRHAGEVEDLRVTGTLPALRAIARHGLLPEAEVAVLEEAWLLASRIRAAVLLWTGKVGDVLPTNMRDLEAIARLSGVGTAGGELEERYLRVTRLARQVFEARFYGL
- a CDS encoding LLM class flavin-dependent oxidoreductase produces the protein MTEHRAPTDLPLSLLDLATVRDGASVAEAVAESVEQAQAAERAGFRRVWYAEHHNMPAIASSATSVLIAHVAAHTESIRLGSGGVMLPNHSPLVIAEQFGTLAELHPGRIDLGVGRAPGTDQRTLQALRRDPSAAERFPQDVLELQGYLTGRTRIPGIEAYPGKGTDVPLYILGSSAFGAQLAAQLGLGYAFASHFAPQMLEHAARLYREHFEPSEALAEPHFIAAANVIAADTREEADREWEAARRARIRMMLGRGRTLSDDEVEMLLHSPAGQQVLTMLECTAVGTGEETATWLRDFAAKVQADELIITTAAQDAGVRRRTLELLGEHVVRA